A single region of the Thermococcus zilligii AN1 genome encodes:
- a CDS encoding DNA repair protein Rad50 → MRLKLEQAIRSYELLRKQREAELGRLRGEYLDRVRGIIEGILRVLDGLEKKEPPKDVDPHLLRVALRERDAYVSTLRRILGGITSMEELELKLGEISRLHVGHGRYLIVLFEKDIYRVNGLLKELGEIYGEYSMKVREKRLPDLDVARLIAEMEKVRKEISGMEQRLGELSLLKKELESGKSSESPELDGLVKEKNALEVRLRTLQTEARSKASKLQKPLKRMRIPEAVPFIEDTSYVLQRPEEFMGLVRKVYPSLDKEARKAADWLLQNLPGKVQEMAEIEKQIALIGSRLESARKSVVAREESLKATEEEIKKIEYELRKLRNRLSSVEDELERELRVLEEVFGEKIER, encoded by the coding sequence GTGAGATTGAAACTGGAGCAGGCGATCAGGAGTTACGAGTTGCTCAGGAAGCAACGTGAAGCCGAGCTTGGGAGGTTGAGAGGTGAATACCTCGACCGGGTGCGCGGGATAATCGAGGGGATCCTGCGCGTCCTGGATGGGCTTGAGAAAAAAGAGCCGCCAAAGGATGTTGACCCCCACCTGCTCAGGGTGGCCCTGCGGGAGAGGGACGCCTACGTGTCAACCCTCAGGAGAATCCTCGGCGGCATTACATCCATGGAAGAGCTTGAACTGAAGTTAGGGGAGATCTCCAGACTCCACGTTGGGCACGGAAGGTACCTCATAGTCCTCTTCGAGAAGGATATCTACCGCGTTAACGGCCTCTTAAAGGAGCTCGGGGAAATCTATGGGGAGTATTCCATGAAAGTCCGGGAGAAACGGCTTCCGGATCTTGACGTTGCCAGGCTTATCGCGGAAATGGAGAAGGTCCGGAAGGAGATCTCCGGTATGGAGCAGAGACTCGGCGAGCTCTCCCTGCTGAAGAAAGAGCTTGAAAGTGGAAAATCCTCCGAATCTCCTGAGCTGGATGGACTGGTTAAGGAAAAGAACGCCCTTGAGGTGAGGCTGAGAACCCTGCAGACGGAGGCGCGCTCAAAGGCCTCAAAGCTCCAGAAACCCCTGAAGAGGATGCGCATTCCGGAGGCTGTCCCGTTCATAGAGGACACCTCCTATGTCCTCCAGAGGCCGGAGGAGTTCATGGGACTGGTCAGGAAGGTTTACCCTTCCCTCGATAAGGAAGCCAGGAAAGCCGCGGACTGGCTGCTTCAGAACCTCCCGGGCAAGGTTCAGGAGATGGCGGAAATCGAAAAACAGATCGCTCTCATCGGCTCCCGGCTTGAATCGGCCAGGAAATCCGTGGTTGCCAGGGAGGAATCACTCAAGGCAACCGAAGAGGAAATCAAAAAGATCGAGTATGAGCTCCGGAAACTCCGCAACCGTCTTTCCTCGGTCGAGGATGAACTGGAAAGGGAACTCCGGGTTCTTGAGGAGGTTTTTGGTGAAAAGATCGAGCGGTAG
- a CDS encoding DUF373 family protein — protein sequence MKVLVLAIDRDDDFGKKAGVKGPVIGKGKCIDAALKLSLADPEDSDANVVYAAVKLYDELKKSGEFEDVEVALITGHPDVGIKSDLELARQLEEVLGKFPAEGLIPVTDGAEDEQVFPILSSRLPIVSSRRVVVKQNETIETTYYIIYRYLKEILSDPEAARVFFGIPGLIFLLYGVGRLLSVRYPQSMDIISNVVAGVILLFIGGYAFTKGFRIQFFRALVNEFVQVIFGVSGLLIIIAGMINAYVNIDTYAQRLLGEVPPPGLIKLILYVHSINTTIIIGIAVILAGRIVQAYLRKNPHIWYSVAGILILPAFWIIVDVTGRYALSIINFHSPATILEISAAVVDVIFSVIASTFIRRYFIHWASGGEIETGAGDQELRVAQEAT from the coding sequence ATGAAGGTTCTTGTGCTGGCCATCGATAGGGATGATGACTTCGGGAAGAAGGCCGGTGTTAAGGGGCCGGTTATTGGCAAGGGTAAATGTATAGATGCCGCCCTGAAGCTGAGCCTTGCCGATCCCGAGGATAGCGATGCCAACGTCGTTTATGCCGCCGTCAAGCTCTACGATGAGCTCAAGAAGAGCGGTGAATTTGAAGACGTCGAGGTTGCCCTGATAACCGGCCATCCGGACGTTGGTATTAAGAGCGATCTGGAGCTTGCCAGGCAGCTTGAGGAGGTTCTGGGGAAATTTCCAGCGGAAGGTCTCATACCGGTGACCGACGGGGCCGAGGACGAACAGGTGTTCCCGATTTTGTCTTCCCGGCTGCCGATTGTGAGCTCCAGGAGGGTCGTTGTCAAGCAGAACGAGACGATCGAGACCACCTATTACATTATCTACCGCTATCTTAAGGAGATCCTGAGCGATCCCGAGGCAGCCAGGGTTTTCTTTGGAATTCCCGGCCTGATATTCCTCCTCTACGGCGTGGGAAGGCTCCTCTCGGTCAGATATCCCCAGAGCATGGACATAATCTCAAACGTCGTCGCTGGCGTCATCCTCCTCTTCATAGGCGGCTATGCCTTTACCAAGGGATTCAGGATCCAGTTCTTCAGGGCCCTTGTCAATGAGTTCGTCCAGGTGATATTCGGCGTTTCAGGCCTGCTCATAATCATTGCGGGCATGATAAACGCCTACGTTAACATCGACACCTATGCCCAGCGGCTGCTCGGTGAAGTGCCTCCTCCGGGTCTAATCAAGCTGATACTCTACGTTCACTCCATAAACACCACCATCATCATAGGTATAGCCGTGATCCTCGCGGGCCGCATCGTGCAGGCGTACCTGAGAAAAAACCCCCACATATGGTACAGTGTAGCGGGAATTCTTATCCTACCGGCGTTCTGGATAATTGTGGACGTTACGGGCCGCTACGCTCTATCCATAATAAACTTCCACTCCCCCGCAACTATCCTCGAGATCTCGGCGGCGGTTGTGGACGTTATCTTCAGCGTGATAGCCTCAACGTTTATCAGGAGGTATTTCATACACTGGGCGAGTGGTGGTGAGATTGAAACTGGAGCAGGCGATCAGGAGTTACGAGTTGCTCAGGAAGCAACGTGA
- a CDS encoding MTH1187 family thiamine-binding protein: MVIVEFVVVPLGEKSLSRYVAEIVKFLGTKGIKYQLTPMSTIIEVPTVEEAFEIIKEAHELMFKLGAQRVSTTVRIDDRRDRPVRMEDKVRSVMEKVHGG, translated from the coding sequence GTGGTCATCGTTGAGTTCGTCGTGGTTCCCCTTGGCGAAAAGAGCCTCAGCCGCTACGTAGCGGAGATAGTAAAGTTTTTAGGTACCAAGGGGATTAAATATCAGCTGACACCCATGTCAACGATAATTGAGGTTCCAACGGTCGAGGAGGCGTTCGAGATAATAAAAGAGGCGCACGAGCTGATGTTCAAGCTGGGGGCACAGAGGGTATCAACAACTGTACGGATCGACGACAGGAGGGACAGGCCCGTCAGGATGGAGGACAAAGTTAGGTCGGTGATGGAGAAGGTTCACGGGGGATAG
- a CDS encoding TIGR00296 family protein, protein MYRIKDEWGEFLVKLARKAVEEHVRHGKTIKPPRDTPPELWEKMGVFVTLNRQGVPPQMALRGCIGFPLPIYPLVEATIKAAIYAAVDDPRFPPVRESELDDIVVEVSVLTPPEPVEGPPEERPKKIKVGRDGLLIEKGIYSGLLLPQVPIEWGWDEEEFLAQTCWKAGLPPDCWLDEDTRVYRFTAEIFEEEYPRGPVKRKPLV, encoded by the coding sequence GTGTACAGGATAAAGGATGAATGGGGTGAGTTTTTGGTAAAGCTCGCGAGGAAGGCAGTGGAGGAGCACGTAAGGCACGGGAAGACTATAAAGCCCCCCAGGGACACACCGCCCGAGCTGTGGGAGAAGATGGGCGTCTTCGTCACGCTTAACAGGCAGGGCGTCCCGCCCCAGATGGCCCTTCGTGGTTGCATAGGTTTTCCCTTACCTATTTACCCGCTGGTTGAGGCTACGATAAAAGCGGCCATCTACGCGGCAGTTGACGACCCGCGCTTTCCTCCAGTGAGGGAAAGCGAGCTGGATGACATTGTCGTCGAGGTGAGTGTTCTAACGCCCCCGGAGCCAGTCGAAGGCCCGCCCGAGGAGAGGCCAAAGAAGATAAAGGTCGGCAGGGACGGATTACTCATCGAGAAGGGCATCTACTCGGGTTTACTGCTCCCCCAGGTGCCCATTGAATGGGGCTGGGACGAGGAGGAGTTTTTAGCTCAAACCTGCTGGAAAGCGGGCTTACCGCCCGACTGCTGGCTCGATGAAGATACAAGGGTCTACCGCTTTACCGCAGAGATATTCGAGGAAGAATACCCGAGGGGGCCGGTGAAGAGGAAGCCGCTGGTTTAA
- a CDS encoding ATP-binding cassette domain-containing protein: MSEGWNIVCENLTVRYGAGESQTPALMDFNGSFIPGKITVVFGPSGSGKTTLLKVVGTLLQPTEGRVNYNGKDPYKMPRKELLALRREIGISFQHPLFVSQLTLRENVELVLNSSGKLDERHMGLAYSLAEQLGIKKLLSKRPSEVSGGELRRASIVMSLSKDPSVVILDEPTAYLDEESSKKVLEVLEGLREKGKTIVVSTHDPELIRVADVTYRLRYGRVVEARGDPGI; this comes from the coding sequence TTGTCCGAGGGATGGAATATTGTCTGTGAAAACCTCACTGTCAGGTATGGAGCCGGGGAAAGCCAGACCCCTGCACTGATGGATTTTAACGGCTCCTTTATTCCGGGAAAAATAACGGTCGTGTTCGGCCCGAGCGGTTCCGGAAAGACGACCCTGCTGAAGGTGGTTGGGACGCTCCTCCAGCCGACTGAAGGCAGGGTGAACTACAACGGAAAAGACCCCTACAAAATGCCCAGGAAAGAGCTACTGGCCCTCAGGCGGGAGATCGGAATTTCCTTCCAGCACCCTCTCTTCGTCTCCCAGCTCACCCTCCGGGAGAACGTGGAGCTCGTCCTGAATTCCTCGGGCAAGCTGGACGAAAGGCACATGGGACTGGCCTATTCGCTGGCTGAACAGCTCGGTATCAAAAAACTCCTGTCAAAGAGGCCATCGGAGGTCAGCGGCGGCGAACTGAGGAGGGCCTCTATAGTCATGTCCCTCTCAAAGGATCCTTCCGTTGTCATCCTGGACGAGCCCACGGCTTATCTGGACGAGGAATCATCGAAAAAAGTCCTGGAAGTCCTGGAGGGCCTTAGAGAGAAAGGAAAAACCATCGTCGTCTCAACCCACGACCCCGAGCTAATCCGCGTTGCGGACGTTACCTACAGGCTCAGGTACGGACGGGTTGTGGAAGCCCGGGGAGACCCTGGAATTTGA
- a CDS encoding LTA synthase family protein has protein sequence MRIIPVAKHYSKVFLSFLLLVFLVAVMPAMASALINQATEMRLGEFSGEYFSFRFVPKDYNGPVIAYLKNGESLTGAEPPRPAKRGSGFSVDGTRAMFANAGINVREVYLPLYVSDGSSPWIILVPLLEGEEGADCYVSDEKAKDKTERAEIRYYYTHFASNSQADGEGVATIKVGPVKVLQGSDERSRVLRAILKGWEKSGHNACMASPDFARRLLEPYGVDLGELSIGNQGVIVITDGGQGVEEIHRALSREAANYNLSLVMRVVTPRWVFALESSDGGGLWNYLWGYVALLLPVLPALLIIMGREKEDEERMRRVISTNGGRGIVLDLITVGTVLFALALTALLLDKRASLLSAVILLLVYVLRNFVAGRELGKGYAFAASLLVVLGILGVFLHYNFQLRLYTSGIIGHLSSLGSSDASVLISLVAFRYLPGVLISIGALSLAFLVFGAGKPQHRALARLLFPGVTSIGVLFLYTSLLFSAPLVSLTSVTDYIGGATGAIGFYDSDSLSKAYNLTLEAVTEKNVAYATLWRAGDVTPNTVGMTYSTGALFCYDRDFLEFLRKTSEISITAGVLYSKLSSKEIVVPRHYLENLKNEGLVRTSGDVLTFTVMDDDENPHEVSAPYETVEVLPFEIEALLTSCEVAKKYGLEPRPAYLLLRGSSEETEGIIKTINGTIAPKYPDAFGNPWFLGDVSAHVRSQFEDPRSVIPFILSGLLMAITGIVAGLRDREKVSGLAELMRTNGEEPLLSLVPVLLPVLALAYAPLSMLLDGHSFASMGFVSGNLVLIGLAPLLGLLAGLVLYFSLLLWKAREV, from the coding sequence ATGAGGATCATCCCCGTGGCAAAGCACTATTCCAAGGTCTTTCTCTCCTTTCTCCTTCTCGTTTTCCTCGTCGCGGTAATGCCAGCAATGGCAAGCGCCCTTATAAACCAGGCGACCGAAATGAGGCTCGGCGAGTTCTCGGGGGAATACTTTTCATTCCGGTTTGTTCCAAAAGATTACAATGGGCCAGTAATCGCCTATCTGAAGAATGGGGAATCTCTAACTGGAGCAGAACCTCCCCGTCCCGCGAAACGGGGGAGCGGTTTTTCCGTAGACGGCACCCGGGCCATGTTCGCTAACGCGGGAATAAATGTTAGAGAAGTCTACCTCCCGCTTTACGTTTCGGACGGGAGTTCCCCCTGGATAATCTTAGTGCCCCTCCTTGAAGGGGAAGAGGGGGCCGACTGCTACGTTTCGGACGAGAAGGCCAAGGATAAAACCGAAAGGGCTGAGATAAGGTATTACTACACACACTTTGCCAGTAATTCTCAAGCTGACGGGGAGGGCGTTGCTACCATAAAGGTGGGCCCCGTTAAGGTGCTCCAGGGAAGCGATGAAAGGAGCAGGGTTCTCAGGGCTATCCTGAAGGGGTGGGAAAAGTCCGGTCACAACGCCTGTATGGCCTCCCCAGATTTCGCGAGAAGACTCCTCGAGCCCTATGGAGTCGACCTCGGGGAACTATCCATAGGTAACCAGGGGGTGATAGTTATAACCGACGGGGGCCAGGGTGTAGAGGAAATCCACCGGGCCTTATCCAGGGAAGCGGCCAACTACAACTTATCCCTCGTTATGAGGGTTGTAACTCCCCGGTGGGTTTTTGCCCTGGAGTCTTCCGATGGTGGGGGCCTCTGGAACTACCTGTGGGGGTACGTTGCCCTGCTTCTCCCGGTCTTGCCTGCCCTGCTCATAATAATGGGGAGGGAAAAGGAAGACGAGGAAAGGATGAGGCGCGTAATCTCGACCAACGGCGGGAGGGGGATAGTTCTGGATTTAATAACCGTGGGAACGGTTCTTTTCGCCCTCGCGCTGACCGCTCTTCTCCTTGACAAAAGGGCATCTCTCCTTTCGGCTGTAATCCTCCTGCTCGTTTACGTCCTGAGAAACTTCGTTGCCGGTAGAGAGCTCGGGAAAGGATACGCCTTCGCGGCATCCCTGCTGGTCGTTCTTGGCATTCTCGGAGTTTTTCTCCATTACAACTTCCAGCTGAGGCTTTACACCTCGGGTATCATAGGGCATCTCTCCTCCCTCGGAAGTTCTGACGCTTCCGTGTTGATTTCTTTAGTGGCCTTTAGGTACCTTCCGGGAGTTCTGATTTCAATTGGAGCACTCTCGCTCGCTTTCCTCGTGTTTGGAGCAGGAAAGCCCCAGCACAGGGCTCTTGCAAGGCTTCTTTTCCCGGGGGTAACCTCCATTGGAGTGCTCTTCCTTTACACCTCCCTGCTGTTTTCAGCCCCCCTGGTCTCACTTACCTCCGTAACTGACTACATTGGTGGTGCGACGGGAGCGATTGGATTCTATGACTCCGACAGTCTGTCCAAAGCCTACAACCTAACACTTGAGGCTGTCACTGAAAAGAACGTGGCCTATGCAACACTCTGGAGGGCGGGCGATGTCACCCCAAACACAGTGGGGATGACATATTCAACTGGCGCGCTTTTCTGCTATGACCGGGACTTCCTCGAGTTTCTGAGAAAGACCAGCGAAATCAGCATAACTGCTGGAGTGCTGTACTCAAAGCTGTCCTCAAAAGAGATAGTGGTTCCACGGCACTATCTTGAGAACCTCAAAAATGAAGGGCTCGTGAGAACCTCAGGGGACGTTCTAACCTTTACCGTTATGGACGATGACGAGAACCCCCACGAGGTTTCCGCTCCCTACGAAACCGTTGAGGTATTACCCTTCGAGATTGAAGCCCTGCTGACTTCGTGTGAAGTTGCAAAGAAATACGGCCTTGAGCCCCGGCCAGCTTACCTCCTGCTCCGTGGAAGCTCAGAGGAGACCGAAGGAATCATTAAGACGATCAACGGGACGATAGCCCCAAAGTACCCGGATGCCTTCGGAAATCCATGGTTCCTGGGAGACGTGTCCGCCCATGTCAGATCCCAGTTTGAAGACCCGAGGAGTGTAATTCCCTTTATATTGTCTGGACTCCTGATGGCAATTACGGGCATAGTGGCAGGGCTCAGGGACAGGGAAAAGGTGTCCGGGCTGGCAGAACTCATGAGAACCAACGGAGAGGAGCCGCTGTTGTCCCTGGTTCCAGTCCTTCTACCCGTGCTGGCCCTGGCCTATGCTCCACTTTCAATGCTCCTGGACGGTCACTCCTTCGCGTCGATGGGGTTCGTGAGCGGAAATTTAGTGTTAATTGGCCTCGCGCCCCTGCTGGGCCTTTTAGCCGGTCTCGTCCTTTACTTTAGCCTTTTACTCTGGAAGGCAAGGGAGGTGTGA
- a CDS encoding RsmB/NOP family class I SAM-dependent RNA methyltransferase: MELFYRVSFQEVVADALMLVKEHEMSSKHALERVFRRVTGKDREKARGLAHAYVFEIEKWRAKIDFIINSVLKGSTVEDLDPYLANLLRIGTFEIHFRKVSPAIATDSIIRVVKEKFDFSRAKFVNALMHSIEKFDVEKALERLKEKDRIEWLSVRFSHPRWYVEYVIELFGYEEAVRLLLSNNKPQRYYVRANTLKTDVDSLREYLEENGVRTALTPVPDVLKVLEYETPVTRLDWYKQGKFVIQDLASAYVAHVLAPEPGERVLDLAAAPGSKTFHAAALMENRGEIVAVDYSYDRLMRMKEKMKLLGIENVRLVHADGQSFRDKEGFDKIILDAPCSSSGTYRQFPEVKWHFNEEKIGRIISVQRNMLRNAYENLRDGGEMTYSTCSIRIDENEENVLFATDRVGLGLVPHDFSWGDRGFLEVGDKVFRAWTHRHDCNSFFIAKMGRH, translated from the coding sequence ATGGAGCTGTTTTACCGCGTGAGCTTTCAGGAAGTGGTGGCGGACGCGCTGATGCTCGTCAAGGAGCACGAGATGTCTTCCAAGCACGCGCTTGAGAGGGTCTTCAGGCGGGTCACCGGAAAAGACCGCGAGAAGGCGAGGGGTCTGGCGCATGCGTACGTCTTCGAGATTGAGAAGTGGCGGGCGAAGATAGACTTCATAATCAACTCGGTTCTGAAGGGCTCAACCGTTGAAGACCTCGACCCTTACCTGGCGAACCTCCTTCGCATAGGGACCTTTGAGATACACTTCCGGAAGGTTTCTCCAGCGATAGCCACCGACTCGATAATCCGCGTGGTTAAAGAAAAGTTCGATTTCTCCCGCGCCAAATTTGTGAACGCGCTTATGCACTCGATAGAAAAGTTCGATGTGGAGAAAGCCCTGGAGAGGCTCAAGGAGAAGGACAGGATAGAGTGGCTGAGCGTCCGCTTCTCCCACCCGCGCTGGTACGTGGAGTATGTAATAGAGCTTTTCGGCTACGAAGAGGCTGTGAGGCTTCTCCTCAGCAACAACAAACCCCAGCGCTACTACGTCAGGGCCAACACGCTGAAGACGGACGTTGACTCGCTGAGGGAGTATCTTGAGGAAAACGGCGTTAGAACTGCCTTAACTCCTGTTCCCGACGTTTTGAAGGTTCTTGAATACGAAACCCCGGTTACCAGGCTCGACTGGTACAAACAGGGGAAGTTCGTGATTCAGGATTTGGCAAGTGCCTACGTTGCCCACGTTTTGGCTCCAGAACCCGGCGAGAGGGTTCTCGATTTAGCCGCCGCCCCGGGTTCAAAGACGTTCCACGCGGCGGCGCTGATGGAGAACAGGGGCGAGATAGTGGCGGTCGACTACTCCTACGACAGGCTGATGAGGATGAAGGAGAAGATGAAGCTTTTGGGGATTGAGAACGTCAGACTGGTCCATGCCGACGGCCAGAGCTTCAGGGATAAAGAGGGGTTCGACAAAATAATCCTCGACGCGCCCTGCTCAAGCTCCGGAACCTACCGCCAGTTCCCCGAGGTTAAGTGGCACTTCAACGAGGAGAAGATCGGGAGAATAATCAGCGTTCAGAGGAACATGCTGAGGAATGCCTACGAGAACCTCCGCGACGGCGGCGAGATGACTTACTCCACCTGTTCAATCAGAATCGACGAAAACGAGGAGAACGTGCTCTTTGCCACCGATAGGGTCGGTCTGGGGCTTGTTCCCCACGATTTCAGCTGGGGCGACAGGGGATTCCTCGAGGTTGGGGACAAGGTCTTCCGTGCCTGGACCCACAGGCACGACTGCAACAGCTTTTTCATAGCGAAGATGGGAAGGCACTGA
- a CDS encoding DUF3368 domain-containing protein has product MRVVFNSSPVIVLAKLGYLKHAVRLFGEGFVPEAVVEEINTKEDKVSSVLSGLLESGEVRIVSPSRKALPGYSGLHSGELETIALAKELGALVILDDLKARKAARLEGLSVIGTVAVLRLLKDAGLLKEAEDELFNALRSLGFRIRPELFYKIMGGEL; this is encoded by the coding sequence GTGAGGGTCGTCTTTAACTCCTCCCCCGTCATAGTTCTGGCAAAGCTCGGATACCTAAAGCATGCGGTTAGACTCTTCGGCGAGGGTTTTGTTCCTGAAGCGGTTGTTGAAGAGATTAACACCAAAGAAGACAAAGTTAGCTCGGTTCTCTCCGGATTGCTGGAGTCCGGGGAGGTTAGGATAGTTTCTCCTTCCAGAAAGGCCCTGCCCGGCTATTCAGGGCTTCACAGTGGAGAACTGGAGACAATAGCACTCGCCAAGGAACTCGGGGCGCTTGTCATACTGGACGATTTAAAGGCCCGCAAAGCGGCGAGATTGGAGGGGCTCAGTGTCATTGGGACGGTGGCAGTTCTCAGGCTCCTTAAGGATGCCGGTCTTTTGAAGGAAGCTGAGGACGAGCTGTTTAATGCCCTGCGCTCGCTCGGGTTTAGGATACGCCCAGAATTGTTTTACAAGATCATGGGTGGTGAGTTATGA